Part of the Sporomusa termitida genome, AGTATGAGCGCAGAAGTAAAACTTGACACCGGTATGTTTACGGTCTCGGCGTCGCCGCATATCAGATGCGACGAATCCATTTCCAAAATAATGTGGACCGTTAATACGGCTCTGGCGCCGGCGGCTTTATTCTCTATTTATCAGTTTGGAATCGGGGCTTTTAGTACTTTGGCCCTGTGTATAGCGGTATGTGTTTTGACCGAATATCTTATTCAAAAATGGCAGGAAAAACCTATTACCATAAATGACGGCAGCGCGTTTTTGACAGGCCTTTTGTTGGGCATGAACATACCGCCGGATGTGCCGTGGTATATGCCGATTTTTGGTTCTGTCGTTGCCATCGGCATTGCCAAACACACCATGGGCGGGCTTGGGTTTAATATTTTTAACCCCGCGCTAATCGGCAGAGCGTCGCTGGTTGCTTCCTGGCCGGTTTTGATGACAACCTGGCCGAAGATGGATATGCCCGGCAAGGTTGACGCGCTTACTACCGCCACTCCTTTGGGTATTTTAAAAATGGAAGGTTATGCCAAGCTGGTGGAGGTTTTCGGCGACCAAGCCACTATGTACAAGGCCATGTTTTTGGGCACACATGGCGGCAGTATGGGCGAAACTTCGGCGGTTCTCCTGATTTTGGGAGGATTTTACCTCATTTATCGGGGTTATGTAAATTGGCAAATTCCGGTTGTTATGATTTCTACCGTAGCGGTTTTGACTTGGATTTTTGGTGGCTTGTATAATGTTAGCGGCTCTACCGGCCTTCTCACAGGCGACCCGATTTTGAGCATACTTTCCGGCGGACTGATTTTGGGGGCGTTTTTCATGGCTACCGACATGGTTACTATCCCCATTACCGTCAAGGGGCAGATTATATTTGCCGCCGGAGCGGGAGCTCTTACTGTTTTGATTAGGCTTCAAGGCGGCTATCCTGAGGGTGTTTGTTACGCTATTTTGCTGATGAACTCGGTAACGCCGCTTATTGACCGCGCTATTAAACCCGTCAGGTTCGGAAAAACGGTGTAAGGAGGTGGGAGCATGTCACATGATTCTGGTAAAAACGACAGTCTTATAAAAATTGCCCTTAACTTGACGACGGCCTGTCTGATCTCAAGTATAATTCTTTCCGGAGTGTATTTTATTACCGCGCCTTACGCGGCTGCAAATGATACGATTAGAAAAGAAAAAGCTATGCAGGCGGTAATTGAAGCTGTGCCGAATAAGGAGTTTGCTTTAAATTTAAGCCCGGATGCTTGGGGTATAACCCCGATTGAAGACAAGAGCGGATGGTATAAAGCCGCAATGAAGGCTGACGGCAAGGTGATAGCTTATATTGTCCCGGCTGCGAGCAAAGGTTATTCCGGGGTGGTTTCGATGATTATCGCCGTTAACCCGGAAGGGAAACTATTAAATTTCAAGGTTGTATCCCAAACGGAAACTCCCGGCCTTGGCGACAAATTCTATGAGCAGAAATTTTATCAACAGTTTCCGGGGAAAAAACCTGAAGATTTGGTAGTTGTAAAAGAACCAACCGATAAAAATATTCAGGCGATGACCGGCGCGACTATCACTACAAGGGCAATTGCCAAAGGTATTAGAGAAGCGGCTGAGGAAGTTGTAGTATATATGAAAGAAACCCAGAACAAGTGAGGTGAATAAAATAATATGAGTAACGAAAATATGAGATTGTGGCCTGAATTTAGCAAAGGGCTTTTCGAAATGAATCCCATTTTCCGGCTGGCCTTGAGTTTGTGCCCGGCTTTGGCGGTAACTGCGACCGTGAATAACGCGTTTGCCATGGGCATTGTGGTAACTTTTGTTATTACCACGAATAATATTGTTATTTCTCTTTTGAAAAACTTTATCAATCCCAAAGTGCGCCTCCCTGTTTTTATCACTTCCATCTCCACAATTGTTACGGTAAGCGGGTTGGTACTGCAAGCTGTTTCTCCGGAGATTTATGAGGCGCTGGGCATTTATTTGCCGCTGGTGGTCGTTTTTGCTATTATTATGGCGCGTGCGGAAGTTTTTGCCACAAAAAACCGCGTTATCCCTTCGGCTGTGGACGGCTTAGGTATGGGCATCGGCTTTCTGGGTGCCATGGTTTTAATCAGTGCTATCCGTGAATTGTTTGGCGCCGGGACTTTGTTTAAGATTCCTATATTTCCCGAAGGCTTTTACAATCCGGCACTCATTATGATTTTGCCGCCTGGAGCTTTCATGCTTATTGGACTTTTGATCGGCCTTTTTGCCATCATTGGCCAATATCAAGAGAAAGCGGCGGCTAAAAAACTGCAAGCGGCAAGAATGCAAAAAATGGCGTTGCAAAAAGGAGTGAGTGCGAATGGGTGATTATTTCACTTTATTTATCGGAGCTGTTCTTATTAACAACTTCGTTCTAACTCGTTTCTTGGGCCTGTGCATATTTTTCGGTGTTTCCAAAAGCCTTGACGCCTCGCTTGGCATGGGGGTTGCGGTAACTGCGATTATGGTGGTAAGTTCGGTAATGACTTGGCTTGTATACACCTTTGCCCTTGTTCCATTTGGACTTAAGTTTTTGCAAACACCGGTTTTTGTCCTCCTTATCGCCTGTTCTGTGCAGCTCTTGGAGATGATTATCAAGAAACATTCGCCTGCTTTATATAATATGTGGGGTATTTACTTGATGCTGATTGCCGCAAACTGCATAGTATTCGGTTTGCCTGTAATCAATGCCGCAGAGGGTTATGGCTTTGTTATGAGTGTCGTAAACTCTTTTGGTTCCGGTGCGGGATTTGCCCTGGCTATCGTGCTTATGGCGAGCCTTAGGGAAAAATTACAGTATGCGAATGTGCCTAAGACGCTTGACGGCCTGGGGATTTCCTTTATTCTGGCTGGTATGCTGGCGTTGGCGTTTCTCGGCTTCTCCGGCATGATTTCGTAGAAAGGAGGTTTGGCTGAATAAATTATGAAAAAAACTATAAGGAAATGCGCAATGAAAAAAATAACAGCCGGCATTCTGCTTCTTATGCTGGCCGGATTTGATCAAGCTGTACATGCTGCAGTGGCAGTCGAGTCGTCGATTGACGCGAATGTCGGGGCTGATACCGTAATTGCAGCTATAGTTTTACTAGTCTCCATGGGACTGTTGTTCGGTATTATTATGGCCTATGCCAACAAGAAGTTTGCCGTTGAGGTTAATCCGCTTATTCATATTGTTGAGGACATACTCCCCAAAGGACAGTGCGGCGCGTGCGGCTATCCCGGCTGCATGGGCTATGCCGAGGCCGTGGTGACCAATCAGGATGTCCCGCCCAATCTCTGTACCCCTGGCAAGGACGTTGTCGCCAAACTGGTCGGCGAGCTGACAGGCAAGGCGGCGGCGCCCGTTGACCCCCGGATTGCCCAGGTCAGGTGCGCCGGTACGCATGCCAAGGCCGGTAAGGCCAATGAATACGCCGGTGTGAAGGACTGTGTGGCAGCCAACCTATTATTTGGCGGTCCCAAGAGCTGTAAATATGGCTGCTTAGGCCTGGGGACCTGTGTCAGGGCTTGTCCCTTTGGTGCGATGGCAATGAGTCCGGCCGGGTTGCCGGTTATTGATCCTGATAAATGCACCGGCTGCGCCAAATGTGAAACTGTATGTCCGAAGAAAGTAATCGGCATGATGCCAATTGGTGCTCATGTGCGTGTTAACTGTAATTCCCATGACAAAGGGGCTGTGGCCAAGAAAGCTTGTACTGCCGCCTGTATTGGCTGCACCCTGTGTCTGAAAGAATGTCCCCACGGGGCGATTAAAATGGATAACAACGTTGCTGTTGTTGATGCTAAAGTGTGCATGGAAAAATGCGACAATCCGGTCTGTTTGGCAAAATGCCCGACAAAAGCGATCAAACAGGCTGTGCTGGGGGTAGTTCCAGGCAGTGAGGAAAGTGTCGCATAAGTTAAAATAAGGATTATGTAAGCGAGGAGGGGCAACCCTCCTCGCTTGTTATTTTCACATTGGTCAAAACCTGGTATTGTTTGCATTAGGCAGTGTTTTAATGTAAAATAAAATAGAATATAGGCAGGGTGGCAAATTAATGTTGACAAAAGGTGATAAATGGCTGGTTATGGTGTTATTGAGCATTGCACTTGCCGGCGTTGGCTTACACATGTATTACATAGCGGCAAATGGGCAGGGGCAAACGGTAATTATCACTGTCAACGGCCAGACTGTGAAGACATTTCCTTTGCGTCAAGGTTATGTCGGTGAATTTCGCCTTGGCGATGATCACGGCTATAATATTATTGAATATAGCGGCGGTCGCGTACGGGTCCGGGAAGCAGACTGCCCTGATCAGATATGTGTTAATTCAGGCTGGATAAGCATGTCGCCACAACAGATTGTCTGTCTGCCCTACCGGGTTGTCGTCAAAGTAGTAGCAGGCGTTCCTGCTGATGTTGATGATATTGCGAGGTAGCATGAGTAAAACCAAACGGCTGGTACTGCTGGCGCTGTTAGTCGCTATGGCAGCAACTTTACATGTTATAGAAGGCTGGTTACCTGTACCCATGCCTGTACCTGGTGCTAAATTAGGCTTGGCAAATACAATCTCCCTGGTAGCACTTGTTATCTTTGGCTGGCAGGACGCTGTTTATATTGCCATAACCCGTGTTTTGCTTGGTTCCTTATTTGGCGGGGGGCTGTTTGGCCCGGCCTTTATCATGAGCATGGGCGGGGCGCTTATTAGTATTATCATAATGACTCATGTCCATAATAAGCGGGCCGGTATTTTTTCCCTGGTTGGTGTCAGTGTGGCCGGGGCAGTCGCTCATAATCTGGCTCAGGTGACGATGGCAGCGGTTATCGTGTATAGTCCCGGGCTTTTATGGTATGCCCCGTATTTAGTGCTGTTTGCTGTACCGACAGGTCTGTTTACCGGTCTGGCAGTCAATTATCTTTTCGCTAAAGCCCCGGCAAGCTATTGGTTTAACATTAAAAACAAGGATTTGCAAAATAAATAAGGTTTTGTTTATCAGCATGGAAATTAATATAAGGGATGAATTTCAGAATCCCCGGGAGGTGTTTAGGTTGAAGACCGGAACTAAGAGGAGCAGTTCTGCCGGCCGCGGTATGGGCATGATGGTATTATTTTTGCTTACGGGGGCAGTGGTTGGTGGTATTTTAGGCGAGCTTGCTGCCAGCATTACCTTGTTTGCTGATGTTGTTCCGTATCTTATAAAGCCATTTCCTGTGTTTGACCTACCGCCTGTGGCAATTAATCTGTACGTGATCAAAGTTGTTATCGGCTTTGCGTTATACCCGAATCTAATGAGTATATTAGGAATTATAGCGGCAATTATTCTATTCCGGCGTTTTTAGGGAGGGCTGAACAGGCATGGCGATAGTTCTGGCATCATCATCACCCAGGCGGCAACAGCTGTTAGCGTTAATTGGCCTGGATTTCGAGATTATCCTTAGCGATGTCGAAGAAGATAATACCAAAGATATGCCACCACATGAACTGACTATTGCCCATGCCCGTGAAAAAGCCTTGGATGCCGCCCCACGGGCGAACCCCGGTGATATCATTATTGGGGCTGACACTGTTGTCGTGCTGGGCGGTCAGGTATTTGGAAAACCGGCAGACGCTGCTGAGGCCGTACGGATGCTGACGGCTTTAGCCGGCAGAGAGCATGTTGTCATTTCCGGCGTGGCCGTAGTCAGGGGGCACCAGGTTTTCACCGGCTTCAATGCTACTACTGTCAGAATAAAGCCGTTATTGCCAGCGCAAATCGAACGTTATGTCAGCAGCGGTGAGCCGCTGGACAAGGCTGGGGCCTATGCCATCCAGGG contains:
- a CDS encoding RnfABCDGE type electron transport complex subunit D yields the protein MSAEVKLDTGMFTVSASPHIRCDESISKIMWTVNTALAPAALFSIYQFGIGAFSTLALCIAVCVLTEYLIQKWQEKPITINDGSAFLTGLLLGMNIPPDVPWYMPIFGSVVAIGIAKHTMGGLGFNIFNPALIGRASLVASWPVLMTTWPKMDMPGKVDALTTATPLGILKMEGYAKLVEVFGDQATMYKAMFLGTHGGSMGETSAVLLILGGFYLIYRGYVNWQIPVVMISTVAVLTWIFGGLYNVSGSTGLLTGDPILSILSGGLILGAFFMATDMVTIPITVKGQIIFAAGAGALTVLIRLQGGYPEGVCYAILLMNSVTPLIDRAIKPVRFGKTV
- a CDS encoding RnfABCDGE type electron transport complex subunit G, with protein sequence MSHDSGKNDSLIKIALNLTTACLISSIILSGVYFITAPYAAANDTIRKEKAMQAVIEAVPNKEFALNLSPDAWGITPIEDKSGWYKAAMKADGKVIAYIVPAASKGYSGVVSMIIAVNPEGKLLNFKVVSQTETPGLGDKFYEQKFYQQFPGKKPEDLVVVKEPTDKNIQAMTGATITTRAIAKGIREAAEEVVVYMKETQNK
- the rsxE gene encoding electron transport complex subunit RsxE, whose amino-acid sequence is MSNENMRLWPEFSKGLFEMNPIFRLALSLCPALAVTATVNNAFAMGIVVTFVITTNNIVISLLKNFINPKVRLPVFITSISTIVTVSGLVLQAVSPEIYEALGIYLPLVVVFAIIMARAEVFATKNRVIPSAVDGLGMGIGFLGAMVLISAIRELFGAGTLFKIPIFPEGFYNPALIMILPPGAFMLIGLLIGLFAIIGQYQEKAAAKKLQAARMQKMALQKGVSANG
- a CDS encoding electron transport complex protein RnfA, with amino-acid sequence MGDYFTLFIGAVLINNFVLTRFLGLCIFFGVSKSLDASLGMGVAVTAIMVVSSVMTWLVYTFALVPFGLKFLQTPVFVLLIACSVQLLEMIIKKHSPALYNMWGIYLMLIAANCIVFGLPVINAAEGYGFVMSVVNSFGSGAGFALAIVLMASLREKLQYANVPKTLDGLGISFILAGMLALAFLGFSGMIS
- the rnfB gene encoding RnfABCDGE type electron transport complex subunit B — its product is MKKITAGILLLMLAGFDQAVHAAVAVESSIDANVGADTVIAAIVLLVSMGLLFGIIMAYANKKFAVEVNPLIHIVEDILPKGQCGACGYPGCMGYAEAVVTNQDVPPNLCTPGKDVVAKLVGELTGKAAAPVDPRIAQVRCAGTHAKAGKANEYAGVKDCVAANLLFGGPKSCKYGCLGLGTCVRACPFGAMAMSPAGLPVIDPDKCTGCAKCETVCPKKVIGMMPIGAHVRVNCNSHDKGAVAKKACTAACIGCTLCLKECPHGAIKMDNNVAVVDAKVCMEKCDNPVCLAKCPTKAIKQAVLGVVPGSEESVA
- a CDS encoding NusG domain II-containing protein is translated as MLTKGDKWLVMVLLSIALAGVGLHMYYIAANGQGQTVIITVNGQTVKTFPLRQGYVGEFRLGDDHGYNIIEYSGGRVRVREADCPDQICVNSGWISMSPQQIVCLPYRVVVKVVAGVPADVDDIAR
- a CDS encoding Gx transporter family protein, whose amino-acid sequence is MSKTKRLVLLALLVAMAATLHVIEGWLPVPMPVPGAKLGLANTISLVALVIFGWQDAVYIAITRVLLGSLFGGGLFGPAFIMSMGGALISIIIMTHVHNKRAGIFSLVGVSVAGAVAHNLAQVTMAAVIVYSPGLLWYAPYLVLFAVPTGLFTGLAVNYLFAKAPASYWFNIKNKDLQNK
- a CDS encoding DUF4321 domain-containing protein; this translates as MKTGTKRSSSAGRGMGMMVLFLLTGAVVGGILGELAASITLFADVVPYLIKPFPVFDLPPVAINLYVIKVVIGFALYPNLMSILGIIAAIILFRRF
- a CDS encoding Maf family protein; amino-acid sequence: MAIVLASSSPRRQQLLALIGLDFEIILSDVEEDNTKDMPPHELTIAHAREKALDAAPRANPGDIIIGADTVVVLGGQVFGKPADAAEAVRMLTALAGREHVVISGVAVVRGHQVFTGFNATTVRIKPLLPAQIERYVSSGEPLDKAGAYAIQGRGTLLVESINGCYNNVVGLPLATLADLLRQAGVELL